The following are encoded in a window of Alosa sapidissima isolate fAloSap1 chromosome 12, fAloSap1.pri, whole genome shotgun sequence genomic DNA:
- the use1 gene encoding vesicle transport protein USE1 isoform X2: protein MAASRLEINFIRLLSRCESIASEKRGETEWRLEKYVGALEEMLVALRKSPSKPTPEVLTDYTRKVDFLKGLLEAEKLSSTAEKALANQFLAPGRTPTISNERMPASKTVHMQTKARCAGEMRSELMGKGSSVTDSPESDLRHRRAVPLDERQSATELDAILQHHNNLQEKLAEDMLNLARNLKNNTLAQQNIIKQDNQILHIILRSLLGGSVYEDSL from the exons ATGGCGGCGTCTAGGCTTGAAATAAATTTTATTAGGTTATTGTCGCGGTGCGAATCAATCGCTTCAGAAAAGCGAGGGGAAACGGAATGGAGACTTGAGAAG TACGTTGGTGCGCTAGAAGAAATGTTGGTGGCCTTGAGGAAAAGTCCAAG CAAACCAACTCCAGAGGTTTTAACAGATTACACTCGAAAAGTGGATTTCCTAAAGGGGCTGTTGGAAGCTGAAAAACTG TCCTCCACTGCCGAAAAGGCTTTGGCTAACCAGTTCCTGGCCCCAGGAAGGACCCCTACTATTTCCAATGAGAGAATGCCTGCTAGCAAGACGGTTCATATGCAGACCAAGGCCCGATGCGCAGGAGAAATGCGCAGTGAGCTCATGGGGAAG GGGTCCTCGGTCACAG ATTCACCTGAGTCAGACCTGCGACACAGAAG AGCAGTGCCTTTGGATGAGAGACAGTCTGCCACTGAGCTGGACGCCATCCTCCAGCACCACAACAACCTGCAGGAGAAACTGGCGGAGGACATGCTTAATCTGGCCCGCAACCTGAAGAACAACACATTGGCACAGCAGAACATCATCAAACAAGACAATCAG